From the Sphingomonas mesophila genome, one window contains:
- the nadA gene encoding quinolinate synthase NadA, which translates to MSVQTQSLRGVDLLAEIARLKTERNAVILAHYYQKPEIQDLADFVGDSLDLSRKAAATDAEVIAFCGVRFMAETAKILSPEKIVVLPDMEAGCSLEDSCPPDQFAAFRAKHPDHIALTYINCSAEVKALSDIIVTSSSAEAILSQIPADQKIIFGPDRHLGGYLARKFGREMLLWPGICIVHQAFSETELLKLKAEHPGAPVAAHPECPPHIIDHSDMVGSTSAILKFAIESPHSTILVATEPHIIHQMEKAAPGKIFIGVPGGDGNCNCNMCPYMALNTLEKLYVALRDLEPRIELSDEVMAKARVPLQRMLDMAGHTVGGGDVGRPKLKGDELDAGTLSGPQVSGE; encoded by the coding sequence GTGAGCGTTCAAACTCAATCGCTTCGGGGCGTCGATCTGCTCGCGGAAATCGCCCGGCTCAAGACCGAGCGCAACGCCGTCATCCTGGCGCATTACTACCAGAAGCCGGAGATCCAGGACCTCGCCGATTTCGTCGGCGACAGCCTCGATCTGTCGCGCAAGGCGGCGGCGACGGACGCGGAGGTGATCGCGTTCTGCGGGGTGCGGTTCATGGCCGAGACGGCGAAGATCCTGTCGCCGGAGAAGATCGTCGTGCTCCCCGACATGGAGGCCGGCTGCAGCCTGGAAGACAGCTGCCCGCCCGACCAGTTCGCGGCATTCCGGGCCAAGCACCCGGACCATATCGCGCTGACCTACATCAACTGTTCGGCGGAGGTAAAAGCGCTCAGCGACATCATCGTCACCTCGTCGTCGGCGGAAGCGATATTGTCGCAGATTCCGGCGGACCAGAAGATCATCTTCGGGCCGGACCGGCACCTGGGCGGCTATCTTGCGCGCAAGTTCGGGCGCGAGATGCTGCTGTGGCCGGGCATCTGCATCGTCCACCAGGCGTTTTCGGAAACCGAGCTGTTGAAATTGAAGGCCGAGCATCCCGGCGCTCCGGTGGCGGCGCATCCCGAATGCCCGCCGCACATCATCGACCATAGCGACATGGTCGGATCGACCAGCGCGATTCTGAAGTTCGCGATCGAGAGCCCGCACAGCACGATCTTGGTCGCGACCGAGCCGCACATCATTCACCAGATGGAAAAGGCCGCGCCGGGCAAGATTTTCATCGGCGTGCCGGGCGGCGACGGCAACTGCAATTGCAACATGTGCCCGTACATGGCCCTGAACACGCTTGAGAAACTGTATGTCGCGCTGCGCGACCTCGAGCCGCGGATCGAGCTATCGGACGAGGTGATGGCGAAGGCGCGGGTGCCGCTGCAGCGGATGCTCGACATGGCCGGGCACACGGTCGGCGGCGGCGATGTCGGGCGGCCCAAGCTGAAGGGCGACGAGCTCGACGCTGGCACGCTGAGCGGGCCGCAGGTCAGCGGCGAATAG
- a CDS encoding outer membrane protein yields the protein MRTKLLVALGAATLLTSPAFAADFAGPRAELRGGWDKTTIDVAYDDGEDEFSDDGSDTGFNIGAEIGYDAKIGTALIAGVYAGIEGATTKDCGELYGDDEACLKLGRNFTLGGRLGAAVTPNAMLYVKGGYSNGQLKATYDDFLDDDFDYSDKANRDGFHFGVGGELAVSTNGYVRAEYVRTNYDDYDNSEDGVDINVDSHRDQILFGFGLRF from the coding sequence ATGCGTACCAAGCTTCTCGTCGCGCTCGGCGCGGCGACACTTTTGACGTCGCCTGCTTTCGCGGCCGACTTCGCCGGCCCGCGCGCTGAGCTTCGCGGCGGCTGGGACAAGACCACGATCGACGTCGCGTATGACGACGGCGAGGACGAGTTCTCGGACGACGGCAGCGACACCGGTTTCAACATCGGCGCCGAGATCGGCTATGACGCCAAGATCGGCACCGCGCTCATCGCCGGCGTCTATGCCGGCATCGAGGGCGCGACGACCAAGGACTGCGGCGAGCTTTACGGAGACGACGAGGCGTGCCTCAAGCTCGGCCGCAACTTCACGCTCGGCGGCCGCCTCGGCGCGGCGGTCACGCCCAACGCGATGCTTTACGTCAAGGGCGGCTACAGCAACGGCCAGCTGAAGGCGACCTACGACGACTTCCTGGACGACGACTTCGACTATTCGGACAAGGCCAACCGCGACGGTTTCCACTTCGGCGTCGGCGGCGAGCTCGCGGTCAGCACCAACGGTTACGTCCGCGCCGAATATGTCCGCACCAACTACGACGATTACGACAATTCGGAAGACGGCGTCGACATCAACGTCGACAGCCACCGCGACCAGATCCTGTTCGGGTTCGGACTGCGGTTCTAA
- a CDS encoding surface-adhesin E family protein: protein MLVLPLLFAVAAQPERWVAIGAESNEFIDRESVARNGARVTFWTRREFPSQQRTRWHELEFDCSARRHTLLDYVEDDAGVVSHNFDRPHRGPAPIVAGSQEERMFAIVCR, encoded by the coding sequence GTGCTTGTCCTGCCTCTCCTTTTCGCCGTCGCTGCCCAGCCCGAGCGCTGGGTAGCGATCGGCGCGGAGTCGAATGAGTTCATCGACCGCGAGAGCGTCGCGCGGAACGGCGCGCGCGTCACCTTCTGGACGCGCCGGGAATTTCCATCACAGCAGCGCACGCGGTGGCACGAGCTTGAGTTCGATTGCTCGGCGCGGCGGCACACCCTGCTCGATTACGTCGAGGACGATGCTGGGGTCGTGTCGCACAATTTCGACCGCCCGCACCGCGGCCCGGCGCCGATTGTCGCCGGCTCGCAGGAGGAGCGGATGTTCGCCATCGTCTGCCGCTGA
- a CDS encoding redoxin domain-containing protein, which yields MKSLLPGFAVLALLAAPVSAAAVGSQAPNFKAADVNGKPVSLSQYRGKTVVLEWNNPECPFVKKHYNSGNMQKTQAAALRDGVVWLSINSGGPGKQGHVDGAAAKAHLAKAGAKPTAYLLDPRGVVGKTYAAKTTPHMFIVDKGGTIVYAGGIDDKPTPNPADVNGARNHVLAALAEIKAGKPVSQKTTRPYGCAVKYSD from the coding sequence ATGAAATCTCTTCTCCCCGGGTTCGCAGTCCTCGCCCTCCTCGCCGCTCCGGTCTCCGCCGCCGCGGTCGGAAGCCAGGCGCCCAACTTCAAGGCGGCCGACGTCAACGGCAAGCCGGTCAGCCTGTCCCAATATCGCGGCAAGACCGTGGTGCTCGAATGGAACAACCCCGAATGCCCGTTCGTGAAAAAGCACTACAACAGCGGCAACATGCAGAAGACCCAGGCTGCAGCGCTGCGCGACGGCGTGGTGTGGCTGTCGATCAATTCCGGCGGTCCGGGCAAGCAGGGCCATGTCGACGGCGCGGCCGCCAAGGCGCATCTCGCCAAGGCCGGTGCCAAGCCGACCGCCTATCTGCTCGACCCGCGCGGAGTGGTCGGCAAGACCTATGCCGCCAAGACCACGCCGCACATGTTCATCGTCGATAAGGGCGGCACCATCGTCTACGCCGGCGGGATCGACGACAAGCCGACCCCCAACCCGGCCGATGTCAACGGCGCGCGCAACCACGTGCTCGCCGCGCTTGCCGAGATCAAGGCCGGCAAGCCGGTGTCGCAAAAGACCACCCGGCCCTATGGCTGCGCGGTCAAGTACAGCGACTGA
- a CDS encoding redoxin domain-containing protein: MNKKLVAGAAVLLLAAGAFAIPRAITYFDEPDVQLVDLAVGGAAPDFTLADATGRQVSLAQFRGKPVVLEWNNPGCPFVKKQYGSGAMQRAHAAAARDGVVWLSVNSSAPGKQGHMDAEEAREFIAESGARPAAYLLDPQGAVGRTYGARTTPHMFVVDPSGKLAYAGAIDSSGGSDNPAAPVRNHVLAALAEVRAGKAVSVPTSRPFGCSVKYG, from the coding sequence ATGAACAAGAAGCTCGTCGCCGGAGCCGCCGTCCTCCTCCTCGCCGCCGGCGCCTTCGCGATCCCCAGGGCGATCACCTATTTCGACGAGCCGGACGTCCAGCTGGTCGACCTCGCGGTCGGCGGCGCGGCGCCTGACTTCACCCTCGCCGACGCCACCGGCCGCCAGGTCTCGCTCGCCCAATTCCGCGGCAAGCCGGTCGTCCTCGAATGGAATAATCCCGGCTGCCCGTTCGTGAAGAAGCAATATGGCAGCGGCGCGATGCAGCGCGCCCATGCCGCTGCCGCGCGTGACGGCGTCGTGTGGCTCAGCGTCAACAGCTCGGCGCCCGGCAAGCAGGGCCATATGGACGCCGAAGAAGCGCGCGAGTTCATCGCCGAATCCGGTGCCCGCCCAGCCGCCTATCTGCTCGACCCTCAAGGCGCCGTCGGCCGCACCTACGGCGCGCGTACCACCCCGCACATGTTCGTCGTCGATCCGTCGGGCAAGCTTGCCTACGCCGGTGCGATCGACAGCAGCGGGGGGTCGGACAATCCCGCCGCCCCGGTCCGCAATCACGTCCTTGCAGCGCTCGCCGAAGTCCGCGCCGGCAAGGCCGTGTCGGTGCCGACCAGCCGCCCGTTCGGCTGCTCGGTCAAATATGGCTGA